In Shewanella glacialimarina, the genomic stretch TGAAGTAAGTCTGATATAGGTAGTTAATTTAATAAATAAGATGTAGATCATGTTAATTAACTGCTGCAAAAGTTAATACCATGTTTGTCACTTGGCTAGGAAGGCAAAATTAAGGGTAAAAAAACAAAAACCTTAGACTATGTCAAAGTAATAATTGGCTGATAACGTCGCTTTAAATACGCTACCAGCCCACTATATTAATAAAATATCTTGCAACAAACAGGCGGTCACGCCGACAGATTCTTGAAATACCGCTTCTTAACTCAGTAAATAGCAAGTGAGATTAGAACGAACGTGTCGATGTTAGCTTAATAGCCGCTTAATTTAACTTACCTGAACTCATTTAACTTGCCTTAACTTAAGAGCAACAGCTTTGATCTTTTTGTTTTTTAGGCAGCTTATCCCATAGTACTTTTGCCATTAAAATGGCTAACACAATGCCCGATATTGCCACAACACCTTGTGGTAATAACTGATGTTCTGGTCCAATTTGCGGTATCACCTCAAATCCAAAGGTCGCCACTAAGTAATTCACAACCATGCCAGAAATTAACGCCACGCCGATGACTCCACCAAGATAACCTAGCAATGCACGCTTGCCTAACTCCTTACTGACCACACCTAATGTGGCAATATTAGTAGCAGGTCCTGCCATCATAAACACCAGCACTGCACCCGGCGACACCCCTGCTAATAACAGGCCCGCAGCTATTGGCGTTGAAGCGGTTGCACATATGTACATAGGCACAGACACCAGCACCATCACTAACATAGCTAGAATACCATCACCCCATTTTGCCAAAAAATCACCGGGTACATAGGTTTGTACTAAAGCGGCAAAGAACAAACCCACCAATAACCATAGGGTGGTGTCACGCACGAGATCGGTCGCTGCATAGTGCAAACCTGAGCCCACTCGGCTTAAAATTGAGTTTTGCTTTAACGCAGTCGCCATATCATCGGTTGAAGCACAACAACTTTCAGAGGGGTCACTCGCTTTAGGAGTCACATTTGCTTGGTTAGCCGATTTGGTGCTGCAACAACTGGCTTTCGTCGATGCTGCAATATCGGATTTGACCGGAGCGGTTATTTGCGCAGACGACGCTGAAGCTTTGCTGCAACAGCTGGACTTTTGTGGTGTTTTTTCGACGGAGGTTGAACTACAACACGATTTTACCTGACCAAGATTATCCACTGATTTATCAGCAACAACCTTAAATGAGTCAGCTTTAAACGACTGACTTTCAACCAAAGCGTGCTTAATCAACGAGCTAGCGGGATCGACAGGCTTAAAGCTCATCGTTGTTATCGCTTTAGGTTTAGCTGACTGACTTGCACAACAACTGCTGGATTTTTCTGCTATCACAGCCGCAGTCTTTTCCACAGCTGCATGACTAGCTTTATCATCAGGCTTTCCATCATCGTCATCTCGCCCGACCAACAAGCCTGCAACAATGGCGCTGGTGATTGCCGCAATTGGACGTACTATGGCCATGAAAGGGCCGAGTAACACGTAAGACACTGTCACGGAATCAACACCGGTTTCAGGCGTTGAAACTAAAAATGATGTTGTCGCGGCTTTTGATGCACCTGAGCGACGCAAGCCAACAGCAGCAGGAATAACCCCACATGAACATAAAGGCAATGGCGCACCTAGCAAGGCCGCTTTTAGCACGGTTTTAAAACCATGACCACCTAACTGCTTTTGCATCCACTCCATAGGAACAAAGACTTTTAACAAGCCAGCCAGAATGAGTCCAAGCAGCAGCCAGGGTGCCGACTCTAAAAATAACTGAATAAAATTATCAAATAACATAGTGATTTCTCCAGCGGCTATCGGTTAAAGCCGCTTATGGCAATATATAACTAACAAGCTTCCATCAAGGTGTTTATACCTGCGAACAAGCAGAATCAATAAAGACTAACCATGTTGATGCGCTTTATGTGCCGTTTCATTTCTGGCATTTAGCTGCTTATCTTCAGATTCAAGCGCCTCTAAAATACTGCAATGCTCGGCGCTATCGGGGCCACCACAACAGGCATTTGATAAGCTTTGTAAGGAATTAGCAAACTGGGTTAACTCGGCAATTTTAGCTTCAACATGCTCAAGTTTGTTATCCACCATACCCTTCACGTCAGCACAGGCCCAGTTGGCTTTATCAAGTTCAATAGACAACAGCTCTGATATCTCATTTAAGGTAAAACCAACAGCTTTAGCGCGTAAAATAAAACGTAATCTAGCGGCATCATCATTATTATATAAACGATAACCTGATTCAGATCGGCTTGATGGTGCTAGCAGACCGTGTTTTTCATAAAAGCGTAAGGTGTC encodes the following:
- a CDS encoding SO_0444 family Cu/Zn efflux transporter — encoded protein: MLFDNFIQLFLESAPWLLLGLILAGLLKVFVPMEWMQKQLGGHGFKTVLKAALLGAPLPLCSCGVIPAAVGLRRSGASKAATTSFLVSTPETGVDSVTVSYVLLGPFMAIVRPIAAITSAIVAGLLVGRDDDDGKPDDKASHAAVEKTAAVIAEKSSSCCASQSAKPKAITTMSFKPVDPASSLIKHALVESQSFKADSFKVVADKSVDNLGQVKSCCSSTSVEKTPQKSSCCSKASASSAQITAPVKSDIAASTKASCCSTKSANQANVTPKASDPSESCCASTDDMATALKQNSILSRVGSGLHYAATDLVRDTTLWLLVGLFFAALVQTYVPGDFLAKWGDGILAMLVMVLVSVPMYICATASTPIAAGLLLAGVSPGAVLVFMMAGPATNIATLGVVSKELGKRALLGYLGGVIGVALISGMVVNYLVATFGFEVIPQIGPEHQLLPQGVVAISGIVLAILMAKVLWDKLPKKQKDQSCCS
- the zntR gene encoding Zn(2+)-responsive transcriptional regulator → MYRIGELASQCDIKADTLRFYEKHGLLAPSSRSESGYRLYNNDDAARLRFILRAKAVGFTLNEISELLSIELDKANWACADVKGMVDNKLEHVEAKIAELTQFANSLQSLSNACCGGPDSAEHCSILEALESEDKQLNARNETAHKAHQHG